A genomic stretch from Brassica oleracea var. oleracea cultivar TO1000 unplaced genomic scaffold, BOL UnpScaffold00578, whole genome shotgun sequence includes:
- the LOC106319689 gene encoding uncharacterized protein LOC106319689, with protein MAVLSSPMFGTYRPVKTEMRPITRWRVRCQVSSIKPATYSSRLSTDIPLHESPQALFDDYLEDKSRVFEAIFPDKPRSHKLNEEEWRIQMLPINFLFLTVWPVVDMRLSCKSNGQDYPADVPLDITKVVELNMTRWQLKGLDRVMEPSDFSLGVKGALYPDRRGKHTRLRGQLEMNISFVLPPVLELVPEDVRRNLANAVLTGLVKNMKHKVNGSLLADYSRFKNERRLHKLSTKAEF; from the exons ATGGCGGTTTTGTCATCGCCCATGTTCGGAACTTACCGACCGGTGAAGACGGAGATGAGACCAATTACACGGTGGAGAGTTAGGTGTCAGGTATCATCCATAAAACCTGCCACGTATTCGTCAAGACTCTCCACAGATATTCCTCTCCACGAGTCTCCTCAg GCGTTGTTCGATGATTATTTAGAGGATAAATCGAGAGTTTTCGAAGCCATATTCCCTGACAAACCCAGAAGCCATAAGCTTAACGAG GAAGAGTGGAGGATTCAGATGTTACCAATTAACTTCCTCTTCCTCACTGTGTGGCCTGTGGTCGATATGCGTTTAAGTTGCAAATCCAACGGTCAGGATTACCCGGCAGACGTACCTTTAGACATAACCAAAGTTGTTGAGCTCAACATG ACGAGATGGCAACTTAAAGGGCTTGACCGAGTGATGGAACCGTCTGACTTTAGTTTGGGAGTCAAAGGAGCATTGTACCCAGACCGGAGAGGAAAGCACACAAGGCTCAGAGGTCAGCTAGAGATGAACATAAGCTTTGTTCTTCCTCCTGTTCTTGAATTGGTACCTGAAGACGTTAGGAGGAACTTGGCCAATGCG GTTTTGACAGGTTTAGTGAAGAATATGAAGCATAAGGTTAATGGGAGTTTGCTCGCTGATTATAGCAGGTTCAAGAATGAGAGAAGATTACACAAGTTATCTACTAAAGCCGAGTTTTAA
- the LOC106319705 gene encoding ARF guanine-nucleotide exchange factor GNL1 produces MRYQNHHPSGSRNSFHGGEFNKPSKVAVASMINSEIGAVLAVMRRNVRWGVRYIADDDQLEHSLIHSLKELRKQIFSWQSNWQNVDPNLYIQPFLDVILSDETGAPITGVALSSVYKILTLDVFTLDTVNVGEAMHIIVDAVKSCRFEVTDPASEEVVLMKILQVLLACIKCKAASGLSNQDICTIVNTCLRVVHQSSSKSELLQRIARHTMHELVRCIFSQLPYISPLANESELPVGDKVGTVDWDQNSGENTVENGSIDSVSDTLGVEKDSPSSEMVIPETVLKKDEKGAEVSDDLNVAANGENAMLAPFGIPCMVEIFHFLCTLLNIGENSEVNSRSNPIAFDEDVPLFALGLINSAIELGGSSFREHPKLLSLIQDELFCNLMQFGMSMSPLILSTVCSIVLNLYLTLRTELKVQLEAFFSCVLLRIAQSKHGSSYQQQEVAMEALVDFCRQPTFMAEMFANFDCDITCSNVFEDVSNLLSKSAFPVNGPLSAMHIIALDGLISMVQGMAERVGEELPGSNVSTHEEGYEAFWTVRCENYGDPNLWVPFVRKSKHIKKKLMVGADHFNSDPKKGLQQLQAMHLLPEELDPKSVACFFRYTCGIDKNLIGDFLGNHDQFCVQVLHEFAKTFDFQNMNLDNALRLFVGTFRLPGESQKIQRVLEAFSERYYEQSPQILIDKDAALLLSYSIILLNTDHHNTQVKKKMTEEDFIRNNRCINGGADLPREYLSELYHSICDSEIQMIPDQGTGFQMMTSSRWISVIYKSKETGPYIICDSASYLDRDMFHIVSGPTIAATSVVFEQAEQEDVLQRCVDGLLAIAKLSAYYHLNSVLDDLVVSLCKFTPFFASLSVDEAVLAIGEDARARMATETVFLIANKYGDYITSGWKNILECVLSLHKLQILPAHIASDAADDPEEERPLANPLSVVSQVQPSETPRKSSSFIGRFSQLLSFDMEETKPLLPTEEELAAYKHARGIVKDCHIDSIFSDSKFLQAESLQQLVNSLIKAAAKDKTSAVFCLELLIAVTLNNRDRILLIWQTVYEHISGIVQSTTTPCPLVEKAVFGVLKICQRLLPYKENLTDELLKLLQLVLKLDARVADAYCEPITQEVARLVKANASHVRSHVGWRTIISLISITARHPEASDAGFEALRFIMSEGAHLLLANYILCSDAARQFAESRVGEIDRSISAIDLMSNSVFCLARWSQEAKNSVGEDEAMRKLSQDIGEMWLRLVNNLKRVCLDQRDQVRNHAISMLQRSIAGADGIMLPQPIWFQCFDAAIFPLLDELLAVSIENSRKTFKKTVEETLVLATKLMSKAFLQALQDISQQPSFCRLWLGVLDRMETYMSTKFRGKRSEKVHELIPELLKNTLLVMKTTGVLLPGDDIGSDSFWQLTWLHVKKISPSLQSEVFPQEELDQFQRRNAKPEDTPVVPEH; encoded by the exons ATGAGGTATCAGAATCACCATCCTTCGGGAAGTAGAAACTCGTTCCATGGCGGAGAGTTCAACAAACCGTCCAAAGTTGCTGTGGCGTCTATGATCAACTCCGAGATCGGCGCAGTTTTGGCTGTGATGAGGAGGAACGTACGTTGGGGTGTTCGCTACATTGCGGATGATGATCAGTTGGAGCATTCTCTTATCCATTCTTTGAAAGAATTGCGTAAGCAGATATTCTCATGGCAAAGCAATTGGCAAAACGTTGACCCCAATCTGTACATTCAGCCCTTTCTGGATGTTATACTCTCTGATGAAACCGGGGCTCCCATCACCGGCGTTGCTTTGTCCTCTGTCTACAAGATCTTGACCCTTGATGTTTTTACGCTTGACACCGTGAATGTGGGAGAGGCGATGCATATCATAGTGGATGCTGTGAAAAGCTGCCGTTTTGAGGTGACTGATCCTGCTTCCGAGGAAGTGGTTTTGATGAAGATACTTCAGGTTCTTCTGGCTTGTATAAAGTGTAAGGCGGCTAGTGGGTTGAGTAATCAAGATATTTGCACCATCGTCAACACCTGTTTGCGTGTTGTTCATCAGTCTAGCTCCAAAAGTGAGCTGTTGCAGCGTATAGCACGCCACACGATGCATGAGTTGGTTAGATGTATCTTCTCTCAGCTTCCTTATATCAGCCCGCTGGCTAATGAAAGCGAATTACCCGTCGGCGATAAG GTGGGAACAGTGGATTGGGATCAGAATTCTGGAGAAAACACAGTTGAAAATGGAAGTATTGATAGCGTATCTGATACTCTCGGCGTTGAGAAAGATTCTCCAAGTTCTGAGATGGTTATTCCAGAAACAGTACTCAAAAAAGATGAAAAGGGAGCTGAGGTCAGTGATGACTTAAATGTTGCTGCGAATGGTGAAAATGCAATGTTGGCGCCTTTTGGTATTCCATGCATGGTAGAGATTTTTCATTTCTTGTGTACTCTGTTGAATATTGGAGAAAACAGTGAAGTCAATTCCAGATCTAACCCTATAGCATTTGATGAAGACGTTCCTCTTTTCGCTCTGGGTTTAATTAATTCTGCTATAGAACTTGGAGGCTCTTCTTTCCGTGAGCACCCAAAGTTGTTGAGTTTGATTCAGGATGAGTTATTCTGTAACTTGATGCAGTTTGGTATGTCGATGAGCCCTCTGATTCTTTCTACAGTTTGCAGCATCGTTCTTAATCTCTACCTGACTCTCCGTACTGAACTTAAGGTACAGCTTGAAGCTTTCTTTTCATGTGTACTTCTGAGGATTGCACAGAGCAAGCATGGCTCTTCTTACCAGCAACAGGAGGTTGCTATGGAAGCTCTGGTTGATTTTTGCAGACAGCCTACTTTCATGGCTGAAATGTTTGCGAATTTCGATTGTGATATAACATGCAGTAATGTGTTCGAAGATGTTTCAAATTTGCTATCAAAGAGTGCTTTCCCAGTTAACGGGCCTTTATCTGCTATGCACATAATTGCATTGGATGGGTTAATCTCCATGGTTCAGGGAATGGCTGAAAGGGTTGGTGAGGAATTGCCGGGTTCAAATGTTTCGACACATGAAGAAGGATACGAAGCATTTTGGACAGTGAGATGTGAGAACTACGGAGATCCTAATTTATGGGTCCCCTTTGTCCGAAAGTCAAAGCACATCAAGAAAAAGCTGATGGTTGGTGCTGATCATTTTAACAGTGATCCTAAAAAAGGTCTGCAGCAACTCCAAGCGATGCACTTGTTACCTGAAGAACTTGATCCAAAGAGTGTGGCATGTTTCTTCAGGTATACATGTGGGATAGATAAGAACCTTATAGGAGATTTCTTGGGAAATCATGACCAGTTCTGTGTTCAGGTTCTTCATGAGTTTGCCAAGACGTTTGACTTCCAGAATATGAATCTTGATAACGCCCTGCGTCTCTTTGTGGGGACATTTAGATTGCCTGGCGAGTCGCAGAAGATACAGAGGGTGCTTGAAGCGTTTTCTGAGAGATACTATGAGCAGTCACCACAGATATTGATTGATAAAGACGCTGCCCTCTTGTTATCTTATTCGATTATCTTGCTGAACACAGATCACCACAACACTCAGGTCAAGAAAAAGATGACTGAAGAAGATTTCATCCGTAACAACAGGTGCATAAATGGAGGCGCAGATCTTCCCAGGGAATACTTATCTGAGCTGTATCATTCAATCTGCGACAGTGAGATTCAGATGATCCCAGATCAAGGAACCGGTTTCCAAATGATGACCTCCAGTCGGTGGATTAGTGTGATTTACAAGTCCAAAGAAACCGGTCCCTATATCATATGTGACAGCGCATCGTATCTGGACCGTGACATGTTTCATATCGTGTCCGGTCCCACTATTGCAGCTACATCAGTGGTTTTTGAGCAAGCAGAGCAAGAAGATGTTTTGCAGAGATGTGTTGATGGGTTATTGGCCATTGCAAAACTTTCAGCGTATTACCATTTGAATAGTGTATTGGATGATCTGGTCGTGTCTCTCTGCAAATTCACGCCGTTCTTCGCCTCGTTATCTGTTGATGAAGCTGTTCTTGCTATAGGAGAAGATGCCAGAGCAAGAATGGCTACTGAAACTGTGTTCTTGATCGCAAACAAATACGGCGACTATATCACTTCTGGATGGAAAAACATACTGGAGTGTGTCTTGAGCCTCCACAAACTCCAGATTTTACCAGCTCATATAGCTAGTGATGCTGCGGATGACCCAGAGGAAGAAAGACCTTTAGCAAATCCCTTATCAGTAGTATCACAGGTACAACCCTCAGAGACCCCTCGAAAATCCTCTAGTTTTATCGGTCGGTTTAGCCAGCTTTTGTCCTTTGACATGGAGGAGACAAAGCCATTATTACCTACCGAGGAAGAACTTGCAGCCTATAAGCACGCTCGTGGTATAGTGAAAGATTGTCATATTGACAGCATATTCTCAGACAGCAAGTTTCTCCAAGCTGAGTCTCTGCAACAGCTAGTAAACTCTCTCATAAAGGCAGCCGCGAAAGATAAAACTAGTGCTGTCTTTTGCCTGGAGCTTTTGATTGCAGTAACTCTAAACAACCGAGACAGAATCCTACTGATCTGGCAAACTGTCTACGAGCACATCTCGGGTATCGTTCAATCAACGACGACACCATGCCCGCTTGTGGAAAAGGCTGTGTTTGGTGTGTTGAAGATTTGTCAGAGATTATTGCCTTACAAGGAAAACCTAACAGATGAGCTTCTGAAATTACTCCAACTGGTTCTCAAACTTGATGCAAGAGTGGCTGATGCATACTGTGAGCCCATAACACAAGAAGTAGCCCGTCTTGTAAAAGCGAATGCATCTCACGTCAGATCTCATGTTGGTTGGAGAACAATCATATCTCTGATATCAATCACAGCTCGACATCCAGAAGCTTCTGATGCTGGATTCGAAGCACTCCGGTTTATAATGTCAGAAGGAGCTCACTTGTTGCTAGCAAACTACATTCTCTGTTCGGATGCAGCTAGGCAGTTTGCTGAATCCCGTGTCGGGGAAATCGATCGGTCTATCTCAGCCATCGACTTAATGTCAAACTCTGTGTTCTGTCTTGCTAGGTGGTCTCAAGAGGCGAAAAACTCGGTGGGAGAAGATGAAGCTATGAGGAAACTAAGTCAAGACATCGGAGAGATGTGGCTCAGGCTTGTGAACAACCTCAAAAGGGTTTGTCTTGATCAACGCGACCAAGTGAGAAACCACGCCATCTCAATGCTACAGAGATCAATAGCCGGTGCAGACGGAATCATGTTACCACAACCAATATGGTTCCAATGCTTCGACGCCGCAATCTTCCCGTTGCTAGACGAACTGCTCGCTGTTTCAATCGAGAATTCAAGAAAGACATTCAAGAAAACAGTTGAAGAAACGCTTGTGCTGGCAACAAAGCTCATGTCAAAGGCCTTTCTTCAAGCTCTCCAAGACATCTCGCAGCAACCATCGTTCTGCAGACTCTGGCTTGGTGTGTTGGACCGTATGGAGACTTACATGTCGACCAAATTCAGAGGGAAACGCAGCGAGAAAGTCCATGAACTCATACCGGAACTGCTGAAGAATACGTTGCTGGTGATGAAGACAACGGGTGTTTTACTACCGGGTGATGATATTGGAAGTGATAGTTTCTGGCAACTGACTTGGCTTCATGTCAAGAAGATATCTCCTTCTCTGCAATCTGAAGTGTTCCCTCAAGAGGAGCTTGATCAGTTTCAGAGACGAAACGCTAAGCCTGAGGATACTCCGGTGGTACCGGAACACTAA
- the LOC106319685 gene encoding uncharacterized protein LOC106319685, whose protein sequence is MAVSSTVLSCPTMLGRIRSTAAEMRTLRSGAKCQLSTTKPSKYSSKFSTDVQLHESPQALFDEYLEDKSRVFKAMFPDKPKSYRLNEEEWRIHMSPINFLFLTARPVVDMRIRSKSNGQDYPPDVPLDITRVLELNMMKWELQGLGQVMERSDFTLGVQGALYPDRGGRHTRLKGRLEMNISFVLPSVLAFVPEDVKRSVANAILTGLVDSMKHKVIESLLADYNSFKNERKTHN, encoded by the exons ATGGCTGTCAGCTCAACAGTTTTGTCGTGTCCGACAATGCTGGGAAGAATCAGGTCTACAGCGGCGGAGATGAGAACATTACGGTCGGGAGCCAAGTGTCAGTTGTCAACTACAAAACCCTCCAAGTATTCATCTAAATTCTCTACCGATGTTCAATTGCACGAGTCTCCTCAG GCGTTGTTCGATGAGTATTTGGAGGATAAGTCGAGGGTTTTCAAAGCAATGTTTCCTGATAAACCCAAAAGCTATAGGCTTAACGAG GAAGAATGGAGAATCCATATGTCACCTATAAATTTCCTCTTCCTCACTGCAAGGCCAGTGGTGGACATGCGGATTAGAAGCAAATCCAACGGTCAAGATTACCCGCCTGATGTACCTCTAGACATAACCAGAGTTCTTGAGCTTAACATG ATGAAATGGGAGCTTCAAGGGCTTGGCCAGGTCATGGAACGGTCTGATTTCACTCTGGGAGTTCAAGGAGCATTGTACCCAGACCGAGGCGGAAGGCACACAAGGCTCAAAGGTCGATTAGAGATGAACATAAGCTTCGTCCTTCCTTCGGTTCTTGCGTTTGTACCCGAAGATGTTAAGAGAAGCGTGGCCAATGCG ATTTTGACTGGTTTGGTGGATAGCATGAAGCATAAGGTTATTGAGAGCTTGCTCGCTGATTATAACAGTTTCAAGAatgaaagaaaaacacacaactAG
- the LOC106319686 gene encoding vesicle transport v-SNARE 11-like: MSEVFNGYERQYCDLSANLSKKCSSAIALDGEQKKQKLSEIRSGLDNAEALIRKMDVEARSLPPSVRTSLLVKLREFKSDLNNFKSEVKRITSANLNAAARDELLEAGLADTKTASADQRARLMMSTDRLGRTTDRIKDSRRMMIETEELGVSVFQDLHSQRQSLLRTGDTLSGVDDNVGKSKKILTGMTRRMNRNKWTIGAIITALVAAIILILYFKLTK, encoded by the exons ATGAGTGAAGTGTTTAACGGCTACGAGCGCCAATACTGCGACCTCTCCGCCAATCTTTCCAAGAAATGCTCCTCTGCTATTGCCCTTGACGGAG AACAAAAGAAGCAGAAGCTCTCTGAAATCAGATCTGGCCTCGATAATGCTGAAGCATTG ATTAGGAAAATGGATGTTGAGGCCAGGAGCCTTCCACCGAGCGTTAGGACCAGCCTCCTTGTTAAACTAAGAGAGTTCAAGTCCGATCTCAACAACTTCAAAAGCGAAGTCAAGAGGATCACATCTGCTAACTTGAACGCTGCTGCTCGCGACGAGTTGCTTGAAGCTGGTCTGGCTGACACAAAGACG GCTTCAGCTGATCAAAGGGCGAGATTGATGATGTCAACTGATCGATTGGGTCGAACCACTGACAGAATCAAGGACAGTCGAAGAATGATGATTGAGACTGAAGAGCTTGGCGTTTCTGTCTTCCAAGACTTGCACAGTCAGAGACAGTCTCTCCTTCGCACTGGCGACACG CTTAGTGGAGTAGACGATAATGTCGGAAAGAGCAAGAAGATCTTGACGGGCATGACCAGGAGGATGAACAGGAACAAATGGACCATTGGAGCCATTATCACCGCTTTGGTCGCGGCTATTATCCTCATCTTGTACTTCAAACTCACCAAGTAA
- the LOC106319690 gene encoding uncharacterized protein LOC106319690 encodes MAVSSTVLSCPKMFGRRRSVAVEMRTIRWGVKCQLSPVKPSKYSSKITTDVQLHESPLALFDEYLEDKSRLFKAMFPDKPKSYRLNEEEWRIQMLPIKFLFLTAWPVVVMRIRCKSNGQDYPPDVPLDITKVLELNMMKWELQGLDRVMEPSDFTLGVQGALYPDRGGRHTRLKGRLEMNISFVLPSVLMLVPEDVRRNVANAVLNGLVDNMKHKVIESLLADYNRFKNERRTHH; translated from the exons ATGGCTGTAAGCTCAACGGTTTTGTCGTGCCCGAAGATGTTCGGAAGACGCCGGTCGGTGGCGGTGGAGATGAGAACAATACGGTGGGGAGTTAAGTGCCAGTTGTCACCCGTAAAACCCTCCAAATATTCATCTAAAATAACTACCGATGTTCAACTGCACGAGTCTCCTCTG GCGTTGTTCGATGAGTATTTGGAGGATAAGTCGAGGCTTTTCAAAGCAATGTTTCCTGATAAACCCAAAAGCTATAGGCTTAACGAG GAAGAATGGAGAATCCAAATGTTGCCAATAAAATTTCTCTTCCTCACTGCGTGGCCAGTGGTGGTCATGCGGATCCGATGCAAATCCAACGGTCAGGATTACCCGCCTGATGTACCTCTAGACATAACCAAAGTCCTTGAGCTTAACATG ATGAAATGGGAGCTTCAAGGGCTTGACCGGGTCATGGAGCCGTCTGATTTCACTCTTGGAGTTCAAGGAGCACTGTACCCAGACCGAGGCGGAAGGCACACAAGGCTCAAAGGTCGACTAGAGATGAACATTAGCTTCGTGCTTCCTTCGGTTCTCATGCTTGTACCAGAGGATGTTAGGAGAAACGTTGCCAATGCG GTTTTAAATGGTTTGGTGGATAATATGAAGCATAAGGTTATTGAGAGCTTGCTCGCTGATTATAATAGGTttaagaatgaaagaagaacaCATCATTAG